A single genomic interval of Cyprinus carpio isolate SPL01 chromosome B24, ASM1834038v1, whole genome shotgun sequence harbors:
- the LOC109050040 gene encoding homeobox protein GBX-1, whose amino-acid sequence MQRPSGPGTAFSIDSLIGTPQPRPGHLLYTGYPMFMPYRPLMIPQALSHSSLPSGIPPLAPLASFAGRLTNTFCAGLGPGMPSMVALTTTLPSFSDPPDSFYPPQEMPGPRLSADGTGMNRQESPHDELKGSELLNFTETFQAVAGETKLYSSDDEKLDLKSAEAACSDREDSSADSENESFSDGNTCASASQKSKLKGGSQDALPPGSSAGKSRRRRTAFTSEQLLELEKEFHCKKYLSLTERSQIAHALKLSEVQVKIWFQNRRAKWKRIKAGNVNNRSGEPVRNPKIVVPIPVHVNRFTVRSQHQQIEPGSRP is encoded by the exons ATGCAGAGACCGAGCGGTCCAGGCACGGCGTTTTCCATTGATTCATTGATTGGCACTCCACAGCCCCGTCCGGGCCACCTGCTCTACACGGGCTACCCGATGTTTATGCCGTACCGACCGCTTATGATTCCACAAGCCCTGTCTCATTCGTCATTACCATCGGGCATCCCTCCCTTGGCACCGCTGGCATCGTTCGCGGGGCGCCTGACCAACACTTTTTGCGCGGGGCTGGGGCCGGGAATGCCCTCCATGGTGGCGCTCACCACCACCCTACCCAGTTTCTCGGACCCTCCAGATAGTTTCTATCCCCCGCAGGAGATGCCGGGACCACGGTTAAGCGCGGACGGGACGGGGATGAACCGGCAGGAGAGCCCGCACGACGAACTCAAGGGCTCTGAACTCCTCAATTTCACGGAAACTTTTCAGGCGGTTGCAG GCGAAACCAAACTCTATAGTTCAGATGATGAGAAACTGGACCTGAAATCAGCTGAGGCCGCGTGCAGTGACAGGGAGGACAGTTCAGCCGACAGCGAGAACGAAAGCTTCTCCGACGGGAACACCTGCGCTTCTGCGTCCCAGAAAAGCAAACTCAAAGGCGGCTCACAGGACGCGTTACCGCCGGGCAGCTCGGCAGGAAAGAGCCGGAGGAGGCGGACTGCTTTCACTAGCGAACAGCTGCTGGAACTCGAGAAGGAGTTTCACTGTAAGAAGTATCTGTCCCTCACCGAGCGCTCTCAGATCGCGCACGCGCTCAAACTCAGCGAGGTCCAGGTCAAAATCTGGTTCCAGAACCGCAGGGCCAAGTGGAAACGGATCAAAGCCGGAAACGTCAACAACAGATCCGGTGAGCCCGTCAGAAACCCCAAAATCGTGGTGCCCATTCCCGTGCATGTCAACAGGTTCACGGTGCGGAGTCAACATCAACAGATCGAACCGGGCAGCAGGCCATGA